From a single Alkalihalophilus pseudofirmus genomic region:
- a CDS encoding sensor histidine kinase, which produces MLKTLRAKLLFFFLFATLLPLLFVGYITFQSQKIETNQQLQQTMYTMADNLAISIEEIVNERMADVTILANNTILRDSTATREEIREELRIFVNAYSIYYGALFVNPEGVVSVDLDNTIVGTDVTDRLWYQKAISQNGIYFSDIFYSDVLHQPAIVLASVVKDEDGEALGVVSAIFDVNFLWERLAHYSKQQKSHGLEGYAFLVNERGDIIAHPNENLILSYNYLEQNNLTSEAFDGLVQNRNLFHSKSNDMIQTFSRIAKAPGFDNEWYLSISVPNERMNSPIEELILKYLVLFGCVVLITSIGVIKLSSYIVKPLQKLVFATSDFAFGKKVYPLAPDAYHEVDTLTRTFNMMTRRLVEREKSHRKSTLILETTDNGVLAFQQSSQRVTTFNRQCEQLFGLAKEQALGATLDQVIEQNGAFKTFIDCSKLSDVLRNQDFNKKYEFECYLGGQKRIFFAGVSTLPKLNNEEELEDVLLIFIDITDKRKIEQELIRSEKLQLVGQLAAGFAHEIRNPLTTIRGFMQIFHQSDATKDEHKVHYDVIIKEIDRVNSIIGELLQMANPKSGTSKTETNIGEVLTDIHTLYEPEANEQGIKMRLQVEPLPTVYLDRSKLHQVVMNLVKNGLEAIDGSGSLALSAYENTEREIIEIKVEDTGIGMNPQTIEKLGTPFFTTKETGTGLGLMTSFRIVEEIGGKLLVTSKEGVGTTFMIQLPLYELKMYR; this is translated from the coding sequence ATGTTAAAAACTTTACGAGCAAAATTATTGTTCTTTTTCCTATTTGCGACGTTGCTTCCCCTTTTATTTGTAGGGTATATCACTTTTCAATCGCAAAAAATAGAAACCAATCAACAGCTTCAACAAACAATGTATACAATGGCAGATAATTTAGCTATTTCTATAGAAGAGATTGTCAATGAACGAATGGCAGATGTAACGATTCTAGCAAACAATACAATCTTGCGAGATTCGACTGCTACAAGAGAAGAGATTAGAGAAGAGCTGCGGATCTTTGTTAATGCTTATTCAATTTATTACGGAGCCTTATTTGTAAATCCAGAAGGTGTAGTCAGTGTTGATTTAGATAATACGATTGTGGGCACAGATGTAACTGACAGATTATGGTATCAAAAGGCGATAAGTCAAAACGGTATTTATTTTTCTGATATTTTTTATTCTGATGTTCTTCACCAACCAGCCATCGTTTTAGCGAGTGTTGTGAAGGATGAAGACGGTGAAGCGTTGGGAGTCGTTTCAGCCATCTTTGATGTGAATTTTTTATGGGAGCGTTTGGCTCATTACAGCAAGCAGCAAAAAAGTCACGGCCTTGAAGGATATGCTTTTTTGGTGAATGAACGAGGTGACATTATTGCTCATCCAAATGAAAATCTAATTCTCTCATACAATTATTTGGAGCAAAATAATTTAACAAGTGAAGCATTTGATGGACTGGTTCAAAACCGAAACTTATTTCATAGCAAAAGCAATGATATGATTCAAACGTTTTCTAGAATCGCAAAAGCACCTGGTTTTGATAATGAGTGGTATCTTAGTATTTCTGTTCCAAATGAACGAATGAATTCGCCTATTGAAGAACTCATTTTAAAGTATCTCGTATTGTTTGGGTGTGTGGTGCTTATTACATCAATAGGTGTCATAAAGTTATCCTCTTATATCGTGAAACCATTGCAAAAACTTGTCTTTGCGACGAGTGATTTTGCGTTTGGCAAAAAAGTGTATCCATTAGCACCTGATGCTTATCATGAAGTGGATACGCTCACACGTACATTTAATATGATGACAAGACGATTAGTTGAGCGTGAGAAAAGCCATCGTAAATCTACTCTGATTTTAGAAACAACCGATAATGGGGTCCTAGCATTTCAACAAAGCAGTCAACGGGTGACCACATTTAACCGTCAGTGTGAGCAATTGTTCGGTCTAGCTAAAGAACAAGCCTTGGGTGCAACACTCGATCAAGTTATTGAGCAGAACGGAGCGTTTAAAACGTTTATTGATTGTTCAAAGCTTTCCGATGTGCTCAGGAATCAAGACTTTAATAAAAAGTATGAATTTGAATGTTATTTAGGCGGGCAGAAGCGAATCTTTTTTGCCGGTGTATCAACTCTGCCTAAGTTAAATAATGAAGAAGAACTTGAAGACGTGTTGCTGATCTTTATTGATATTACAGACAAACGCAAGATAGAGCAGGAGTTAATTCGCTCTGAAAAGCTTCAGCTAGTCGGCCAGCTGGCTGCAGGATTTGCACATGAAATTCGTAATCCGCTAACGACGATTAGAGGCTTTATGCAAATTTTCCATCAATCGGATGCGACGAAAGATGAACATAAAGTTCATTATGATGTCATAATCAAAGAGATTGATCGAGTGAATTCCATTATTGGGGAACTGCTGCAAATGGCTAACCCTAAATCTGGCACATCAAAAACAGAAACAAATATTGGTGAGGTGTTAACCGATATTCATACTTTGTACGAACCAGAAGCAAACGAGCAAGGAATTAAAATGAGACTGCAAGTAGAACCGCTCCCAACCGTTTATTTAGATCGCAGTAAATTGCACCAAGTCGTGATGAATTTAGTGAAAAATGGATTAGAAGCAATCGATGGAAGCGGGTCACTAGCTCTTTCTGCTTATGAGAATACAGAACGAGAGATAATCGAAATAAAAGTCGAGGACACGGGCATCGGGATGAATCCTCAAACGATTGAAAAGCTTGGTACACCGTTTTTTACTACAAAGGAAACAGGCACCGGACTCGGGCTGATGACCTCATTTAGAATTGTCGAAGAGATCGGCGGCAAGCTTCTTGTGACAAGCAAGGAAGGTGTAGGAACCACGTTTATGATTCAACTTCCTTTGTATGAATTGAAAATGTACCGCTAA
- the cymR gene encoding cysteine metabolism transcriptional regulator CymR produces the protein MKISTKGRYGLTIMMALAKKSGEGPVSLKSIAKEYKLSEHYLEQLIAPLRNAMLVKSVRGAYGGYMLAKDANEITAGDIIRVLEGPISPVEVMDDEEPAKRDLWIKIRDAVKDVLDNTTLDDLAKFEDKGKQEYYMFYI, from the coding sequence ATGAAAATTTCAACCAAGGGACGTTACGGACTCACCATCATGATGGCGTTAGCTAAAAAGTCAGGTGAAGGTCCAGTTTCATTAAAATCAATCGCAAAAGAATATAAACTATCTGAACATTATTTAGAGCAGCTGATTGCACCTCTTAGAAATGCGATGCTTGTAAAGAGTGTACGCGGTGCTTATGGCGGTTATATGCTTGCAAAGGATGCAAATGAGATTACAGCGGGAGATATTATCCGTGTACTTGAAGGACCGATCAGTCCAGTGGAAGTAATGGATGATGAAGAGCCTGCAAAGCGTGACTTATGGATTAAAATTCGTGATGCGGTAAAAGATGTACTTGATAATACAACATTAGATGATTTAGCGAAATTTGAAGATAAAGGCAAACAAGAATATTATATGTTCTACATTTAA
- a CDS encoding YczE/YyaS/YitT family protein, whose product MSGVENRRKPSKLFVRWAVFMVGLVIMSFGISMMIKADLGSAPWDVLHIGLTLQLGLTVGSWSIIMGFLIIGATSFLTKEWPQLGAFINMVLVGVFIDIFLWILPAPEGFVLKLAMLLLGIIIIGYGIGLYIAPKLGAGPRDSLMLALTLRTGWKVQWVRSSMEVIVLTAGWLLGGPVFIGTLLFCFGIGSVVGFTMPQCQRMVDILIERGSKNENFNQGTLRTHHHDGVS is encoded by the coding sequence TTGAGCGGAGTTGAGAATAGAAGAAAACCGAGCAAGTTATTTGTTCGCTGGGCAGTGTTTATGGTTGGCCTCGTCATCATGTCGTTTGGAATATCGATGATGATTAAGGCAGACTTAGGGAGTGCGCCGTGGGATGTATTGCATATCGGTCTCACCCTGCAGCTAGGACTTACAGTAGGCTCATGGTCTATTATCATGGGTTTTCTTATTATTGGTGCAACAAGTTTTTTAACAAAAGAATGGCCGCAGCTTGGTGCATTTATTAATATGGTATTAGTCGGGGTATTCATTGATATCTTTTTGTGGATCTTGCCAGCCCCTGAAGGTTTTGTCTTGAAATTGGCTATGCTATTACTAGGAATTATAATCATTGGATACGGAATTGGCTTATATATTGCGCCAAAGCTTGGAGCAGGACCACGGGACAGCTTAATGCTTGCTCTGACACTGCGCACAGGATGGAAAGTTCAATGGGTGCGTAGTTCGATGGAGGTCATTGTATTGACTGCAGGGTGGCTTCTAGGAGGTCCGGTCTTTATAGGAACGTTATTATTTTGCTTTGGGATTGGTTCGGTCGTAGGCTTTACGATGCCCCAATGTCAGCGAATGGTCGATATTTTGATAGAAAGAGGGTCGAAAAATGAAAATTTCAACCAAGGGACGTTACGGACTCACCATCATGATGGCGTTAGCTAA
- a CDS encoding RsfA family transcriptional regulator: MKVRQDAWSHEDDVLLAETVLKHIREGSTQLQAFEEVGDELNRTSAACGFRWNAVVRQRFIKQIAEAKKERKQRKRAMSFSYYTQRKPLWAPPAAQPSMNAVSSYNPEPASSSSLSLDAVIQYLQTLSDQTNSKEVEEENQALIKTNLELINRNRELEIEIQKLKQDSSIIEEDYQSLIQIMNRARRMAILEDEETLSNASFKMDKNGNLEKLAK; encoded by the coding sequence ATGAAAGTTAGACAGGATGCTTGGTCCCACGAAGATGATGTATTACTTGCTGAAACCGTATTAAAACATATTCGTGAAGGCAGCACGCAGCTGCAAGCCTTCGAAGAGGTAGGAGATGAATTAAATCGCACCTCTGCAGCATGTGGTTTTAGGTGGAATGCTGTTGTAAGGCAGCGATTTATTAAGCAAATTGCTGAGGCAAAAAAAGAAAGAAAGCAGAGAAAACGTGCAATGTCTTTCTCCTATTACACTCAGCGCAAGCCTTTATGGGCACCACCAGCCGCACAACCTTCAATGAATGCAGTATCTTCATATAATCCAGAGCCTGCATCTAGTTCTTCGCTGTCACTCGATGCGGTTATTCAATACTTACAGACATTATCCGACCAAACAAACTCCAAAGAGGTGGAGGAGGAAAACCAGGCTCTTATTAAAACCAATCTTGAGCTGATCAACCGTAATCGTGAATTAGAAATCGAAATCCAAAAGCTTAAACAAGACAGTTCAATCATTGAAGAAGATTACCAATCTCTTATTCAAATTATGAACCGTGCAAGAAGAATGGCGATTTTAGAGGATGAAGAGACTTTATCCAACGCTTCATTTAAAATGGACAAAAACGGAAATTTAGAGAAATTAGCTAAATAA
- a CDS encoding replication-associated recombination protein A, whose protein sequence is MKKEPLAYRMRPKKIEDIIGQSHLVGDGKLLRRMVDVGQLSSMILYGPPGVGKTSIATAIAGSTDTPFKLLNAVVHNKKDMEIAVAEAKMHGQLIVILDEVHRLDKAKQDFLLPHLEKGLIILIGATTANPYHSINPAIRSRCQIFELESLTPDDIKTALIRAIQNPESGFGKEKIKIEDEAISHLAHMCGGDVRSALNALELAVKSTFATEDGIKHISLETAESCIQKKSFHHDKDGDAHYDVLSAFQKSIRGSDVNAGLHYLARLLEAGDLTSIARRLLVISYEDIGLANPQAGARTLAAIESAERLGMPEARIPLSNAVVELCLSPKSNSAYKAIDAAIADIRGGASGDVPKHLKDAHYKGAKALGRGVEYQYPHDFDHGWVKQQYLPDKLKKARYYEPKRTGKFEQALADIYDKLDQR, encoded by the coding sequence ATGAAAAAAGAACCACTCGCATATCGTATGCGTCCAAAGAAAATTGAAGACATTATTGGCCAGAGCCACCTAGTAGGCGACGGCAAGCTTCTGCGCCGGATGGTCGATGTCGGTCAACTTTCATCGATGATCTTATATGGTCCTCCTGGTGTAGGTAAAACTTCTATAGCAACAGCCATCGCCGGAAGTACCGACACTCCTTTCAAATTGTTAAACGCTGTGGTCCACAATAAGAAAGATATGGAAATTGCTGTTGCCGAAGCAAAAATGCATGGGCAGCTCATCGTTATTCTCGATGAAGTACATCGGTTAGATAAAGCAAAACAAGATTTCTTGCTGCCTCATTTAGAAAAAGGACTTATTATTTTAATTGGAGCTACTACGGCTAATCCTTATCACTCTATTAACCCAGCAATCCGCAGCCGTTGTCAAATATTTGAACTTGAATCCCTTACTCCTGATGATATAAAGACTGCTCTAATTCGTGCGATTCAAAATCCGGAGTCGGGATTTGGCAAAGAGAAGATTAAAATAGAAGACGAAGCCATCAGCCATCTTGCTCATATGTGCGGTGGCGATGTCCGCTCAGCTTTAAATGCCCTAGAGCTTGCTGTTAAATCAACGTTTGCAACGGAGGACGGAATTAAACATATCTCACTTGAAACCGCCGAATCATGCATTCAAAAGAAAAGCTTTCATCATGATAAAGATGGCGATGCTCATTATGACGTATTATCTGCCTTCCAGAAATCAATCCGTGGAAGTGATGTAAATGCTGGGCTTCATTACTTAGCCCGTCTGCTTGAAGCAGGTGATTTAACAAGTATAGCAAGAAGGCTTCTTGTAATTTCCTATGAAGATATTGGGCTAGCAAACCCACAAGCTGGAGCGAGAACATTAGCTGCGATAGAGTCAGCCGAACGGCTAGGAATGCCAGAAGCACGCATCCCTCTCTCAAACGCTGTGGTCGAGCTTTGCCTTTCTCCAAAATCTAATTCTGCATATAAAGCAATAGATGCAGCTATTGCAGATATTAGAGGAGGCGCTTCTGGGGATGTACCTAAACATTTGAAGGATGCTCATTATAAAGGAGCAAAAGCACTTGGGCGCGGGGTAGAATATCAGTATCCTCATGACTTTGATCACGGATGGGTTAAGCAGCAATACCTGCCGGACAAACTAAAAAAGGCCCGCTATTATGAACCTAAACGCACAGGGAAATTTGAACAAGCTCTTGCCGATATTTATGATAAATTAGACCAACGCTAA
- a CDS encoding cysteine desulfurase family protein, which yields MDSIYLDHAATSPMDPRVVDAMLPYFYEQFGNPSSIHHIGRAARQAVDEARAKLAECLHTSPNQLIITSGGTEADNLAVIGYALENESKGKHIITTQIEHHAVGHACAELEQRGFEVTYLPVDEIGRVSVEDVRKALRDDTILITIMYGNNEVGTIQPIKEIGEIVREHQAAFHTDAVQALGTVDINLAELPVDMLSLSAHKINGPKGIGLLYMKKGISARPLLFGGEQERKRRAGTENVAAIVGFKKAMEIAVETANEKRERYLGYSRIFFDTFTKMDINFGLNGDPVERLPHVLNISFPGVQVEALLVALDMANIAASSGSACTAGSLEPSHVLEAMYGNEGKERIFSAVRFSFGITNTEEEIEHAAKEIAKIVKRLQEQQQFIS from the coding sequence ATGGATTCCATCTATCTTGACCATGCTGCAACATCGCCAATGGACCCGAGGGTAGTTGATGCGATGTTGCCGTATTTTTATGAGCAGTTTGGCAACCCGTCTAGCATCCATCATATTGGACGCGCAGCTCGTCAGGCAGTTGATGAGGCAAGAGCAAAACTTGCAGAATGCCTTCATACGTCCCCTAATCAATTAATTATTACTAGCGGGGGTACTGAAGCAGATAATTTAGCGGTCATAGGTTACGCATTAGAAAATGAGTCAAAAGGCAAGCATATAATTACCACGCAAATTGAGCATCATGCAGTAGGACATGCTTGCGCCGAACTAGAACAGAGAGGCTTTGAGGTTACCTATTTACCGGTGGATGAAATCGGAAGAGTCAGTGTTGAAGACGTTCGTAAAGCGCTGCGCGATGATACGATCCTTATAACGATTATGTATGGGAATAACGAAGTAGGAACGATTCAGCCTATTAAAGAGATTGGCGAGATAGTGAGGGAGCATCAAGCAGCCTTTCATACAGATGCCGTTCAAGCTTTGGGTACAGTGGATATAAACCTAGCAGAGCTGCCTGTGGATATGCTTTCATTGTCCGCTCACAAAATTAACGGCCCTAAAGGAATCGGCCTTTTATATATGAAAAAAGGTATCTCAGCAAGACCACTGTTATTTGGGGGAGAGCAGGAGCGTAAGCGAAGAGCGGGTACGGAAAATGTAGCAGCAATTGTTGGGTTTAAGAAAGCAATGGAAATTGCTGTTGAAACTGCCAATGAAAAACGTGAGCGTTATCTTGGCTATTCCCGGATCTTTTTTGATACATTTACTAAGATGGACATCAATTTTGGATTAAATGGGGATCCGGTCGAGCGCCTTCCTCATGTATTAAATATAAGTTTTCCGGGTGTTCAAGTCGAAGCGCTGCTTGTCGCACTTGATATGGCTAATATCGCAGCATCAAGCGGTTCAGCATGTACGGCAGGTTCACTTGAGCCTTCACATGTTCTAGAAGCGATGTACGGTAATGAGGGGAAAGAGCGCATCTTTTCGGCTGTTAGATTCAGTTTTGGTATCACCAATACTGAAGAAGAAATTGAACATGCGGCAAAAGAGATTGCAAAAATTGTTAAAAGACTCCAAGAACAGCAGCAGTTTATCAGCTAG
- the aspS gene encoding aspartate--tRNA ligase, with protein sequence MIGRTHHCGELRSEHVGETVQLKGWVQKRRDLGNVIFLDLRDRSGIVQVVFSPEVNKEALETAERVRNEYVLEVEGTVVARDARTVNDKIETGTIEIHVTKVEVLNASKSLPFQIEADTDASEDVRLRYRYLDLRRPDMQETFKLRHKTTKLIRNFLDEEAFLEIETPMLTKSTPEGARDYLVPSRVHHGEFYALPQSPQIFKQLLMVSGFERYYQVVRCFRDEDLRADRQPEFTQIDIETSFMDKEDLLSMTEKMMAKVLKETKGVEVSLPMPRLTYDEAMNRYGSDKPDTRFEMELIELSDVVRDSSFKVFTSAINGGGIVKGLNLKGGASKMSRKEIDALTEFVKPYGAKGLAWLKVEADGLKGPIAKFFEGEHAENLLSAMNGEEGDLLFFAADKAQVVFDSLGALRLKFGKEFDLIDKDAFNFLWVVDFPLVEYDEDAKRYVALHHPFTSPKKADRDLLATDPASVRAEAYDLVLNGYELGGGSQRIYEREIQEHMFRALGFSEEEAKEQFGFLLEAFEYGTPPHGGIALGLDRLIMLLAGRTNLRDTIAFPKTASASCLLTNAPSEVSLDQLIDLNLSIIGNKTDKVEV encoded by the coding sequence ATGATTGGTAGAACGCATCATTGTGGAGAGTTAAGAAGTGAACATGTAGGGGAGACCGTACAATTAAAAGGGTGGGTGCAAAAGCGCCGTGATTTAGGAAATGTTATTTTCCTTGATTTGCGAGACCGCTCAGGCATTGTTCAAGTTGTTTTTAGCCCAGAGGTTAATAAAGAAGCACTTGAGACAGCAGAACGTGTTCGTAATGAATACGTACTTGAAGTAGAAGGTACAGTCGTTGCGCGTGACGCGCGTACAGTAAATGACAAGATTGAGACAGGGACGATCGAAATTCATGTAACAAAAGTAGAAGTACTCAATGCTTCAAAATCACTTCCATTCCAAATCGAAGCTGATACAGATGCATCAGAGGATGTGCGTCTGCGTTACCGTTACTTAGATTTACGCCGTCCTGATATGCAGGAAACATTTAAACTACGCCACAAAACAACAAAGTTAATTCGTAATTTCTTAGACGAAGAAGCATTTCTTGAAATTGAAACACCAATGCTTACAAAGAGTACACCTGAAGGAGCTCGTGACTATCTTGTTCCAAGCCGCGTGCACCATGGTGAATTTTATGCTCTTCCGCAGTCGCCGCAAATCTTCAAGCAGCTTTTAATGGTGTCTGGTTTTGAACGTTACTACCAAGTGGTTCGCTGTTTCCGTGATGAAGACCTACGTGCAGACCGTCAGCCAGAATTCACCCAAATTGATATTGAGACTTCTTTTATGGATAAAGAAGACCTTCTTTCAATGACAGAGAAAATGATGGCAAAAGTTTTAAAGGAAACAAAAGGTGTAGAAGTTTCCCTTCCAATGCCTCGTCTGACGTATGATGAAGCAATGAACCGTTATGGCTCTGATAAGCCGGATACACGGTTTGAAATGGAGTTAATTGAGCTCTCAGATGTAGTCCGTGACTCAAGCTTTAAAGTATTTACAAGTGCGATTAACGGCGGCGGTATTGTGAAAGGCTTAAATCTTAAAGGCGGGGCAAGTAAAATGTCTCGTAAGGAAATTGACGCGTTAACTGAATTTGTTAAGCCGTATGGTGCAAAAGGTCTTGCTTGGCTGAAGGTTGAAGCAGATGGCTTAAAAGGCCCGATTGCTAAATTCTTTGAAGGGGAACATGCAGAGAACCTTCTAAGTGCGATGAATGGGGAAGAAGGCGATTTATTATTCTTTGCAGCAGACAAAGCGCAAGTTGTCTTTGACAGCCTTGGTGCACTTCGTCTGAAGTTCGGTAAAGAGTTCGACTTAATTGATAAAGATGCATTTAATTTCTTATGGGTTGTTGACTTCCCGCTCGTTGAATATGATGAGGATGCAAAGCGTTATGTCGCTCTTCACCACCCGTTCACAAGTCCTAAGAAAGCAGATCGTGACCTGCTTGCTACAGATCCTGCATCTGTTCGTGCCGAGGCTTATGACCTTGTATTAAATGGTTATGAACTTGGCGGCGGTTCACAGCGTATTTATGAGCGTGAAATTCAAGAGCATATGTTTAGAGCGCTAGGGTTCTCAGAAGAAGAAGCAAAAGAACAATTCGGCTTCTTACTTGAAGCATTTGAATATGGTACACCACCGCACGGGGGAATCGCTCTTGGACTTGACCGTCTAATCATGCTTCTAGCAGGGCGTACAAACTTACGTGATACGATTGCATTCCCTAAAACAGCAAGTGCAAGCTGCTTATTAACTAATGCACCAAGCGAAGTAAGTCTTGATCAGTTAATTGACCTTAATTTATCCATCATCGGTAATAAGACGGATAAGGTCGAAGTATAA
- a CDS encoding tRNA threonylcarbamoyladenosine dehydratase: MLHQFSRNELAIGHDGLDQLKNSTVAVLGIGGVGSFSAEALARSGVGRLVLVDKDDVDITNVNRQIHALLSTVGREKVDLMKERIADINPDCEVIALKMFYTEETYKQFFSYGLDYVIDASDTISYKIHLMKQCLERKIPIISSMGAANKMDPTRLRIADISKTSYDPIAKVIRTKLRKDGIHKGIEVVFSDEQPIKIREDIRKEIVPQKAEEGPIRKAKMPPSSNAFVPSVAGLIMAGHVITKLLDGIEINR, from the coding sequence ATGTTACATCAGTTTTCACGAAATGAATTAGCCATTGGTCATGATGGTCTTGATCAATTAAAAAATAGTACAGTAGCTGTTCTAGGAATTGGAGGAGTGGGGTCATTTTCAGCTGAGGCGCTTGCCCGCTCTGGAGTCGGACGTTTAGTTCTTGTAGATAAAGATGATGTGGATATTACGAACGTGAACCGCCAAATTCATGCCCTTCTCTCCACTGTCGGCCGTGAGAAAGTAGATCTCATGAAAGAGAGAATTGCAGATATTAACCCTGATTGTGAAGTCATTGCTCTTAAAATGTTCTATACAGAAGAGACATATAAACAGTTTTTTAGTTATGGTCTTGATTATGTTATTGATGCAAGTGATACCATTTCTTATAAGATCCATTTAATGAAACAATGTTTAGAGCGTAAAATACCAATCATCTCTAGTATGGGTGCTGCTAATAAGATGGACCCGACCCGCCTGCGGATCGCTGATATTTCAAAGACAAGCTATGACCCAATTGCAAAGGTCATTCGTACGAAACTTCGTAAAGACGGAATTCATAAAGGAATTGAAGTCGTATTTTCTGATGAACAGCCGATCAAAATTCGTGAAGATATCAGAAAAGAAATTGTTCCACAAAAAGCTGAGGAAGGCCCAATTCGAAAAGCAAAAATGCCTCCATCCTCAAATGCTTTTGTTCCATCTGTAGCTGGATTGATTATGGCAGGTCATGTAATTACGAAATTACTTGATGGAATAGAAATTAATCGTTAA
- a CDS encoding homoserine dehydrogenase has translation MLKIGILGFGTVGKGVYDRFHRTRETIERQLGESFAIEAILVKDRQKDRASLEEGLVTTDWDEFKNHHSYDIVFEAIGGIEPAYSYTKHFLTQGIPVISANKKLIASRGEDLEACAQAGGTFYGYEAAVAGAIPIINALRATLSTTSIDRVRGILNGTTNYMLTEMIQKERSFADVLLEAQQLGYAESDPTDDIESYDAWYKLIILSRLCFGKWSDTEQITRYGVSEIENWHVEVANELGCQVKLIGDAKLEDGEVRGIVSPAFVAGDELLASINGVVNAVVLYGEDIDQLSFAGPGAGGAATANSMVEDFILHSRYDGDRVVAEEQHEAKEESSYSMVFVNQASYGECLHWAEAYSVEIVESIPHSEGEAWIVKNAAVDELSQPVYQLYGNIQRITSANEVKVS, from the coding sequence ATGCTTAAAATAGGAATACTTGGTTTTGGAACAGTTGGTAAGGGAGTGTATGACCGCTTTCATAGAACGAGAGAAACGATTGAACGTCAATTAGGGGAGTCATTTGCAATTGAAGCGATTTTAGTTAAAGATCGTCAAAAAGATCGGGCTTCTTTAGAGGAAGGTCTTGTGACTACTGATTGGGATGAATTTAAAAATCATCACTCCTATGATATTGTCTTTGAAGCGATCGGAGGTATTGAACCAGCGTATTCATATACGAAACATTTTCTTACTCAAGGGATTCCGGTTATTTCAGCGAACAAGAAATTGATCGCATCAAGAGGGGAAGACCTTGAAGCTTGTGCACAAGCTGGCGGCACCTTTTATGGATATGAGGCGGCTGTTGCGGGTGCTATTCCTATTATAAATGCGCTGCGTGCCACCCTTAGCACAACTTCGATTGATCGAGTTCGAGGCATTTTAAATGGAACAACAAACTATATGTTAACGGAAATGATTCAAAAAGAGAGAAGCTTTGCTGATGTGCTGCTTGAGGCTCAGCAGCTAGGCTATGCAGAAAGTGATCCAACTGATGATATTGAAAGCTATGATGCGTGGTATAAATTGATCATTTTAAGCAGACTCTGTTTTGGTAAATGGAGTGACACGGAACAGATTACTCGTTACGGGGTAAGTGAGATTGAAAATTGGCATGTAGAGGTAGCAAATGAACTTGGCTGTCAGGTGAAACTAATTGGTGATGCAAAGCTAGAAGATGGAGAAGTGAGAGGTATTGTGTCCCCTGCCTTTGTTGCTGGTGATGAACTTCTAGCATCCATCAACGGGGTCGTAAATGCTGTTGTCCTTTACGGGGAAGATATTGATCAACTATCGTTTGCCGGCCCAGGAGCTGGAGGGGCTGCTACAGCGAATAGTATGGTAGAAGATTTTATTCTTCATAGTCGTTATGATGGTGATCGTGTTGTGGCAGAAGAGCAACATGAAGCAAAAGAAGAGAGCAGCTATTCAATGGTATTTGTCAATCAAGCAAGTTACGGGGAATGTCTGCACTGGGCTGAAGCATATAGTGTTGAAATCGTTGAATCCATCCCGCATTCAGAAGGTGAGGCATGGATTGTTAAAAATGCTGCTGTAGATGAGTTGAGCCAGCCGGTTTATCAGCTGTATGGAAATATTCAAAGAATCACAAGTGCGAACGAAGTGAAAGTAAGCTAA